The following are encoded together in the Neomonachus schauinslandi chromosome 15, ASM220157v2, whole genome shotgun sequence genome:
- the ODF4 gene encoding LOW QUALITY PROTEIN: outer dense fiber protein 4 (The sequence of the model RefSeq protein was modified relative to this genomic sequence to represent the inferred CDS: deleted 1 base in 1 codon; substituted 1 base at 1 genomic stop codon), protein MGAGDFRDEFPGSGGERDEHQTLGKEVGCXEAGWGRGKLAQEERVKNSLSEPRSSSQGLRDYSSEPRRVSMLPLWWRITHSSRWIAQVLASELSLVAFALMLVMVFSKKWLCPSQSRFYQRWPTNVSTRIYTATHVMSMGPLRICKCKSSSNSENWNVILIFFTLMLFPINLWIFELKKNLSVPIGWSYFIGWLVFVLYVTCAALCYFNHQHFWMVIMNRPCGTKFCSNCSSPLQNLLKKPIVSHASITQREVPDPEQKKASS, encoded by the exons atgggggcaggggactTTAGGGATGAGTTCCCAGGGTCAGGAGGAGAAAGGGATGAGCACCAGACACTTGGAAAGGAAGTCGGATGCTGAGAagcaggatggggcagagggaag CTGGCTCAAGAAGAGCGGGTAAAGAACTCACTCTCTGAGCCCAGAAGTAGCAGTCAGGGGCTCAGGGATTACAGCTCAGAGCCCCGGAGGGTCTCCATGTTGCCCCTGTGGTGGAGAATTACACACAGCTCCCGCTGGATAGCGCAGGTCCTGGCCTCAGAGCTCAGCCTGGTCGCCTTCGCCCTGATGCTGGTCATGGTCTTCTCCAAGAAATGGCTGTGCCCCTCTCAAAGCCGCTTCTACCAGCGCTGGCCCACCAACGTCAGCACCAGAATCTACACGGCCACTCACGTCATGTCCATGGGGCCCCTGCGGATCTGCAAATGCAAGAGCAGTTCCAACTCAGAAAATTGGAATG TTATCCTTATTTTCTTCACCCTGATGTTGTTTCCTATTAACCTCTGGATCTTTGAGTTGAAGAAGAATTTATCAGTCCCCATCGGCTGGAGCTATTTCATAGGCTGGCTGGTGTTTGTCCTCTATGTCACCTGTG CAGCCCTCTGTTACTTCAACCACCAACACTTCTGGATGGTGATTATGAACCGTCCCTGTGGCACTAAGTTCTGCAGCAACTGCTCCAGCCCTCTACAAAACTTGCTGAAGAAGCCGATTGTCTCACATGCCTCTATCACCCAGAGGGAAGTCCCGGATCCTGAGCAAAAGAAGGCATCTTCGTAA